In Candidatus Defluviibacterium haderslevense, the following are encoded in one genomic region:
- a CDS encoding PorT family protein has protein sequence MKIYLSIACLTIFLTTASNAQYVNLGIKGGFNLYTIKSDNNALSKLKPGFNIGYLGHIHFTKHFALQPELWFSTQGYKYNLSSGDEGTLKLNYLNLPVLFQFMFNRGFRLQAGPQLGLLVFAKSKNNNNSINSKDNFNTIDFAITTGFSYVNPPTGFGGDLRYNFGVSNINKYGTVKSINSGLQLGIFYLLKHRS, from the coding sequence ATGAAAATTTATTTAAGTATTGCATGTTTGACAATATTTTTGACAACTGCATCAAATGCTCAATATGTTAACTTGGGTATCAAAGGAGGATTCAATCTTTATACTATTAAAAGTGACAACAATGCACTATCAAAATTGAAACCCGGATTCAATATTGGCTACCTGGGTCATATTCATTTCACAAAACATTTTGCATTACAACCTGAATTATGGTTCTCAACTCAAGGTTATAAATATAATCTGAGTTCTGGAGATGAAGGCACCTTAAAATTAAATTATCTAAATCTACCTGTGCTCTTCCAATTTATGTTTAATAGAGGATTTAGACTTCAAGCCGGACCGCAACTGGGTCTTCTTGTGTTCGCTAAATCAAAAAACAATAATAACAGTATAAACTCTAAAGATAACTTTAATACAATAGATTTTGCAATAACTACAGGCTTTAGTTATGTAAATCCACCAACAGGATTTGGTGGCGATTTAAGATATAATTTTGGAGTTAGTAATATTAATAAATATGGAACAGTCAAATCCATTAATAGTGGCTTGCAATTGGGAATATTTTATTTATTAAAACACAGAAGTTAA